Proteins encoded in a region of the Sulfurimonas marina genome:
- the ychF gene encoding redox-regulated ATPase YchF, protein MGLAIGLVGLPNVGKSTTFNALTKAQNAEAANYPFCTIEPNKAVVPVPDKRLAELAKIVNPERIQHSTLDFVDIAGLVKGASQGEGLGNKFLSNIRETEVILQIVRCFEDENIVHNEGSIDPLRDVEIIEGELILADIEVLSNRIDRLKKQAKADKSAQGLVDVANELLDYLGEGNLARNFEKADSDEYKQLARELRFLTDKEIMYGANTDEDGLLEDNEYVTALKAHAEKNNCELIKLCAKVEEELIGLEEEEAKEFLDELGVTESGLDQIIHKGFDKLGLMSYFTAGVKEVRSWTIRKNSTAPRAAAAIHNDFEKGFIRAEVISYEDFIACGGEAGAKEAGKMRLEGKEYIVQDGDIMHFRFNV, encoded by the coding sequence ATGGGATTAGCAATAGGCTTAGTAGGACTTCCAAACGTAGGTAAATCAACAACATTCAACGCTTTAACAAAAGCACAAAACGCAGAAGCGGCAAACTATCCGTTTTGTACAATTGAACCAAACAAAGCAGTTGTACCTGTACCTGACAAAAGATTGGCAGAACTGGCAAAAATTGTTAATCCTGAGAGAATCCAGCACTCAACTCTAGATTTCGTAGATATCGCAGGCCTTGTAAAAGGTGCATCTCAGGGTGAGGGTCTTGGGAATAAATTCCTTTCAAACATCCGTGAGACAGAAGTGATCTTACAAATTGTGAGATGTTTTGAAGATGAAAACATTGTTCACAACGAAGGAAGCATCGATCCGCTTCGTGATGTTGAGATCATTGAAGGTGAGCTAATACTCGCTGATATCGAAGTTCTTTCAAACAGAATCGATAGACTTAAAAAGCAGGCAAAAGCAGACAAGTCAGCTCAAGGTTTAGTTGATGTAGCAAATGAGCTTTTAGACTACCTTGGTGAAGGGAACCTAGCTCGTAACTTTGAAAAAGCAGACTCTGATGAGTATAAACAACTTGCACGTGAACTTCGTTTCTTAACTGACAAAGAGATCATGTACGGTGCAAACACTGATGAAGATGGTCTTTTAGAAGATAATGAGTATGTAACTGCACTAAAAGCTCATGCTGAGAAAAATAACTGTGAACTTATCAAACTATGTGCAAAAGTTGAAGAGGAACTCATCGGTCTCGAAGAAGAGGAAGCAAAAGAGTTCTTAGATGAGCTTGGTGTAACAGAATCGGGTCTTGATCAGATCATCCATAAAGGTTTTGACAAACTTGGACTTATGAGCTACTTTACAGCAGGTGTAAAAGAGGTTCGTTCTTGGACTATCCGTAAAAACTCAACAGCTCCGCGTGCAGCTGCAGCAATCCATAACGACTTTGAAAAAGGTTTTATCCGTGCCGAAGTTATCAGCTATGAAGACTTTATCGCTTGCGGTGGTGAAGCAGGTGCTAAAGAAGCAGGAAAAATGAGACTAGAGGGGAAAGAGTACATCGTTCAAGACGGCGATATTATGCACTTCAGATTTAACGTATAG
- a CDS encoding phosphoglycolate phosphatase has product MKFSEKKLIIFDFDGTLIDSVPDLAASVNFMLKKLNKKLYSIDEIREWVGNGAQTLVKRALTGKKDFQEEEVNKNLYEQGLPIFLESYEEKLCEHTYLYEGVKETLEDLKQRGYKMAIVTNKPYKFILPILEALGIEEYFELLLGADSLASKKPSAEPLLHAMNHFECNEKECVMVGDSKNDIIAANNANMHSIAVSYGYNYGEDISVHQPSIIIENFADIIKHLEV; this is encoded by the coding sequence TTGAAATTTAGTGAGAAGAAACTTATAATATTTGATTTTGATGGAACACTCATTGATAGTGTCCCTGACCTTGCAGCTTCAGTAAACTTTATGTTGAAAAAATTAAATAAAAAACTATATAGTATAGATGAGATTAGGGAGTGGGTAGGCAACGGTGCCCAAACACTTGTAAAACGAGCTTTGACTGGGAAAAAAGATTTCCAAGAAGAGGAGGTTAATAAAAATCTCTACGAGCAGGGTTTACCTATTTTTCTTGAAAGCTATGAAGAGAAACTTTGTGAACATACTTATCTCTATGAAGGTGTAAAAGAGACGCTAGAAGATCTCAAACAAAGAGGGTATAAGATGGCGATAGTAACAAATAAGCCTTATAAGTTTATATTGCCAATCTTAGAAGCATTGGGGATTGAAGAGTATTTTGAGTTATTACTCGGAGCTGATTCACTTGCTAGTAAAAAACCCTCAGCGGAACCGTTATTGCATGCAATGAACCACTTTGAATGTAATGAGAAAGAGTGTGTAATGGTAGGGGATTCTAAAAACGATATTATTGCTGCAAATAATGCGAATATGCATAGTATTGCTGTTAGTTACGGGTATAACTATGGTGAGGATATTTCAGTACATCAGCCGAGTATTATTATCGAAAATTTTGCAGATATTATCAAACACTTGGAAGTGTAA
- a CDS encoding FAD-dependent oxidoreductase — protein sequence MDRTKKIAIVGGGIAGASVALYLAKTGLSITLFDKEKSLVSGPPMCHLHAGGNLYREIDDNQCKMLLQQSIELLRFYPYAIDFRPTVIATPTTDESEPSELFPRLKMLQAEYQHLIELDPQNEVLGKSEEYFKCFSKEEMLLLKEKESVQNPHTLDEWMIPVAKNIELEKVKYPLIMVQEYGLNVFRISSSVTLGLQKQENVDLKTETEVIDIKKYEESFKITYKHADEVLKEDFDYLINAAGFRSGEIDDMLGIKRDRLVEFKAAYVTKCNKYDTLWPEVIFHGKRGTPQGMAQFTPYPDGYFQLHGMTKDITLFDDGLVRSNALSAQPKLDEKFIKKIDQGWCFSVTQSRTQAAIEHLAQYIPAFKDAKVASKPLYGAQQIPGDDADLRASEVSFEGERYARCEIVKASSILTMADAIVKKLIGLGFVDQEFYGQRDFTTAQTLKKEDVDRYAELTCKDREYPSSLAYVSNSY from the coding sequence ATGGATAGAACAAAAAAGATAGCGATTGTAGGGGGTGGGATAGCAGGAGCTTCTGTTGCCCTTTATTTGGCAAAAACGGGTCTTAGCATTACACTTTTTGATAAAGAGAAGTCTCTTGTAAGTGGTCCCCCTATGTGTCACTTGCATGCAGGAGGGAATCTTTACCGAGAGATAGATGACAATCAGTGTAAAATGCTTTTGCAACAATCGATCGAACTATTGCGATTTTATCCTTATGCGATCGACTTTCGCCCGACGGTAATAGCAACACCTACCACTGATGAATCAGAACCTAGTGAACTTTTCCCACGATTAAAGATGCTACAGGCTGAGTATCAGCATCTAATAGAGCTTGATCCTCAAAATGAAGTACTTGGAAAAAGTGAAGAGTATTTTAAATGTTTTTCAAAAGAGGAGATGCTCCTACTTAAAGAGAAAGAGAGTGTACAAAATCCTCATACTTTAGATGAGTGGATGATCCCCGTTGCAAAAAACATAGAGCTTGAGAAAGTAAAGTATCCCCTTATCATGGTTCAAGAATATGGTCTAAATGTTTTTCGTATCTCGTCAAGCGTAACACTAGGTTTACAAAAGCAGGAGAATGTAGATCTGAAAACTGAGACAGAAGTTATTGATATTAAGAAATATGAAGAATCTTTTAAAATCACTTATAAACACGCTGATGAAGTGCTTAAAGAGGATTTTGACTACCTCATCAATGCCGCAGGATTTAGAAGTGGGGAGATCGATGATATGCTTGGAATTAAGCGTGATCGACTTGTTGAGTTTAAAGCAGCATATGTAACAAAATGCAATAAGTACGATACTCTGTGGCCTGAGGTTATTTTTCACGGAAAGCGCGGAACACCTCAGGGGATGGCTCAGTTTACTCCATATCCTGACGGCTATTTTCAACTACACGGCATGACAAAAGATATTACACTCTTTGATGACGGTTTAGTTCGCAGTAACGCTTTAAGTGCCCAGCCGAAACTTGATGAAAAGTTTATTAAAAAGATCGATCAGGGGTGGTGCTTTTCAGTAACACAGAGTCGTACACAAGCGGCTATTGAACACTTAGCACAGTATATTCCTGCGTTTAAAGATGCAAAGGTGGCTTCAAAACCTCTTTACGGTGCGCAACAGATACCCGGAGATGATGCAGACCTTAGAGCTTCTGAAGTTTCCTTTGAGGGGGAGAGATATGCAAGATGTGAGATCGTAAAAGCATCCTCTATTCTTACTATGGCTGATGCGATCGTAAAAAAACTGATAGGACTTGGTTTTGTCGATCAGGAGTTTTACGGTCAAAGAGATTTTACAACGGCTCAAACCCTCAAAAAAGAGGATGTCGATCGATATGCCGAACTTACCTGTAAAGATAGAGAGTATCCAAGCTCACTTGCATATGTAAGTAACTCTTATTAA
- the ppsA gene encoding phosphoenolpyruvate synthase, which translates to MQYIKYFDQIGIDDVDSVGGKNASLGEMYQNLSNSGVKIPYGFAITVDAYNYFLDANALLDKLHEQLDTLEPDNVAQLQERAKICRELILNASIPDELQAEILQGYKTLQQRYDTSITLAVRSSATAEDSPEASFAGQNETFLNISNDEELLNAYKQCIASNFTDRSIHYKYDNGFEYLKVYLSVTVMKMVRSDISASGVMFSIDTESGFEDVVLINGAYGLGENVVQGSVDPDNFYVHKPTYQKGFRAVLQRTLGSKKIKMNRHSENVDVPQEDRKRYCVSDEDILQLTDYAIKIEEHYSAKAGYKKPMDIEWAKDGDDGAIYIVQARPETVESHHNKLTYESYKLKESGELLVSGSAVGRKIASGKVRRVKELSELTTFEAGDVLVAETTTPDWEPVMKIASAIVTNRGGRTCHAAIISRELGIPAVVGCDNATEVLQDGDLVTVSCAEGEVGFVYKGLLDFEVEESDLSDVKDTKTKIMMNLGNPDLAFSLSALPVDGIGLARMEFIINQAIKIHPMALIHPEKLDTTTTEAIEKIKGDEDGQEFFIRHLSEGVATIASSVYPKPCVVRMSDFKTNEYADLLGGQFFEPLDANPMIGFRGAARYSHPAYEEGFALECKAMKRVRDEMGFTNVILMIPFCRRVEEGERVIATMEKYGLKRGENGLEIYVMCEIPNNVISIDGFSKSFDGFSIGSNDLTQLTLGVDRDSEIVAFDYDERDEGVLKMIEMAVEGAKRNNRHSGICGQAPSDYPEMAEYLVKLGIDSISLNPDSVIKTRQNVAEIEVQAGI; encoded by the coding sequence ATGCAGTATATTAAGTATTTTGATCAGATAGGGATCGATGATGTAGATAGTGTAGGCGGGAAAAATGCCTCACTGGGAGAGATGTATCAGAACCTCTCAAACAGCGGAGTGAAAATTCCGTATGGTTTTGCTATTACAGTTGATGCCTATAACTATTTTTTAGATGCAAACGCTTTATTGGACAAGCTTCATGAACAGCTTGACACTCTAGAGCCTGATAATGTAGCCCAACTCCAAGAGCGGGCAAAAATATGTCGGGAGTTAATTCTAAACGCTTCTATACCCGATGAGCTTCAAGCCGAGATACTTCAAGGGTATAAAACACTTCAACAAAGGTACGACACCTCTATAACATTAGCTGTGCGTTCCTCTGCTACGGCCGAAGACTCACCCGAAGCCTCTTTTGCAGGACAAAACGAAACTTTTTTAAATATTTCAAATGATGAAGAACTCCTAAATGCATACAAACAGTGTATAGCATCAAACTTTACAGACAGATCGATCCACTATAAGTACGATAACGGCTTTGAGTATTTAAAGGTATATCTGAGTGTAACGGTTATGAAAATGGTTCGCAGTGATATATCTGCCAGCGGTGTAATGTTTAGTATAGATACAGAGAGCGGTTTTGAAGATGTGGTACTGATCAACGGTGCATACGGACTAGGGGAGAATGTGGTGCAAGGGAGTGTCGATCCCGATAACTTCTATGTGCATAAACCTACATATCAAAAAGGTTTTCGAGCTGTTTTACAAAGAACCCTCGGAAGCAAGAAAATTAAGATGAATAGACACTCCGAGAATGTTGATGTACCACAGGAGGATCGTAAACGCTATTGTGTGAGTGATGAAGATATATTACAGCTTACCGATTATGCTATTAAGATCGAGGAACATTACTCTGCCAAAGCGGGATATAAAAAGCCTATGGATATAGAGTGGGCGAAAGATGGGGACGACGGTGCAATTTATATAGTACAGGCCCGCCCTGAAACAGTAGAATCACATCACAATAAACTTACATATGAGAGTTATAAACTAAAAGAGAGCGGGGAGTTACTGGTAAGCGGTAGTGCGGTTGGAAGAAAGATAGCCTCCGGAAAAGTGAGACGTGTAAAAGAGCTCTCTGAACTGACAACGTTTGAAGCAGGGGATGTTCTTGTAGCTGAGACCACTACACCTGACTGGGAACCTGTTATGAAGATAGCTTCTGCCATTGTAACAAACAGAGGGGGGCGAACATGTCATGCTGCTATTATCTCACGTGAGCTTGGTATCCCTGCTGTTGTAGGGTGTGACAATGCTACCGAGGTACTTCAAGATGGAGATTTGGTGACGGTAAGTTGTGCAGAGGGTGAAGTTGGCTTTGTCTATAAAGGGCTACTTGATTTTGAGGTTGAAGAGAGTGATCTGAGTGACGTTAAAGATACAAAAACAAAAATTATGATGAATCTGGGTAATCCCGATCTCGCATTTTCACTCTCTGCATTACCGGTAGACGGGATAGGGCTAGCTAGAATGGAGTTTATTATTAACCAGGCTATTAAAATACATCCTATGGCACTTATCCATCCAGAAAAGCTTGATACTACTACAACAGAAGCGATTGAGAAAATCAAGGGTGATGAAGATGGGCAAGAGTTCTTTATCCGTCACTTAAGTGAAGGGGTTGCGACAATTGCTTCGAGTGTATACCCTAAACCTTGTGTAGTGCGTATGAGTGACTTTAAAACAAATGAGTATGCAGACCTTCTAGGGGGACAATTTTTTGAGCCTTTAGATGCAAACCCTATGATAGGTTTCCGTGGTGCGGCAAGATATTCCCATCCTGCATACGAAGAGGGATTTGCTTTAGAGTGTAAGGCGATGAAGCGCGTGCGTGATGAGATGGGCTTTACAAATGTGATTCTTATGATCCCTTTTTGCAGACGAGTAGAAGAGGGTGAGAGAGTAATAGCTACAATGGAGAAGTATGGACTTAAGCGCGGTGAGAATGGACTTGAGATCTATGTAATGTGTGAGATCCCTAATAATGTGATAAGTATAGACGGCTTTAGTAAAAGCTTTGACGGCTTTAGCATAGGGAGTAATGATTTAACACAACTTACTTTAGGAGTTGATCGTGATTCTGAAATTGTCGCTTTTGATTATGATGAGAGAGACGAAGGTGTACTGAAGATGATCGAGATGGCCGTAGAGGGTGCAAAGAGAAACAATCGCCATAGTGGTATATGTGGTCAAGCCCCTTCAGATTATCCGGAAATGGCAGAATACTTAGTGAAACTTGGAATTGACTCAATAAGTCTAAATCCTGACAGCGTGATTAAAACACGACAAAATGTTGCAGAGATAGAGGTGCAAGCTGGAATTTAA
- a CDS encoding cytochrome-c peroxidase, protein MNKLILYTLLVSEFLFSAELITPIPTSLDVNQEKATLGKELFFETKLSKNNTVSCANCHQLFSGGDDNLVVSTGINGAQGSINAPTVYNAVFNFRQFWDGRAKTLKEQAMGPVENPIEMGHNFEALIPELNQTNYKAKFDAIYEDGITKENIADAIAEFEKTLITPNSPFDRYLKGDQTALTQKQKDGYEIFKAKGCIACHHGVNIGGNTYNKFGIFSDSNSSDLGRYNITHRERDKYYFKVPSLRNIEKTAPYFHDGRTDDLRRAVLLMAKYQLGRKITQEEIDKIVAFLKSLNGELPQDIEP, encoded by the coding sequence ATGAATAAGCTTATATTATACACATTATTAGTTTCAGAATTTCTATTTTCAGCAGAACTAATTACTCCAATACCTACTTCTTTAGATGTTAATCAGGAAAAAGCGACATTAGGCAAAGAGTTGTTTTTTGAAACAAAACTCTCTAAAAACAATACGGTTAGCTGTGCTAACTGTCATCAATTATTTAGCGGTGGTGATGATAACTTAGTTGTCTCTACAGGGATTAACGGTGCACAAGGTTCAATAAATGCACCTACAGTTTATAATGCAGTTTTTAATTTTCGTCAGTTTTGGGACGGAAGGGCAAAAACTTTAAAGGAACAAGCAATGGGTCCTGTTGAAAATCCTATAGAGATGGGACACAATTTTGAAGCTTTAATTCCTGAGCTTAATCAAACCAACTATAAAGCAAAGTTTGATGCAATTTATGAAGATGGGATTACAAAAGAGAATATTGCTGATGCAATAGCTGAATTTGAAAAAACATTAATCACTCCAAATTCTCCATTTGATCGTTATCTCAAAGGGGATCAAACTGCGCTGACCCAAAAGCAAAAAGATGGTTATGAAATCTTTAAAGCAAAAGGGTGTATAGCATGTCATCACGGGGTTAATATTGGTGGTAACACTTATAATAAATTTGGTATTTTTAGTGATAGTAACAGCTCTGATTTAGGGCGCTACAATATCACACATAGAGAACGTGATAAGTATTATTTTAAAGTGCCTTCTCTTAGAAATATCGAAAAAACGGCACCTTATTTTCACGATGGCCGTACAGATGATTTAAGAAGAGCAGTTCTTCTAATGGCAAAGTATCAGCTAGGCCGTAAAATCACCCAGGAGGAGATAGATAAAATTGTTGCGTTTTTAAAATCTTTAAACGGTGAACTTCCACAAGATATAGAGCCGTAG
- a CDS encoding EAL domain-containing protein has translation MKKTNNIDSVSVLLTLFIFLLSLVFYYLYKIEQSVENYHTNHNKLIDMQLLNKGFDDFSLSSSELSNYNLVNAELEKFSKLLIELKNNIEVDYPDDKVLAQKLVIIQADFEKKEDDIEYFKSLNSALISGSHFLFDLQRSISDSKEISSDTKSIVNEALFYLFQFTKSDYIDKSYVSSKLAKVQQPLDKKKIILVTNFYNQSTVLLDTLTSYRNISSDIRANKLGSLLKELETNLDEKYSYYLVEQQVIATFFFISTVIILVALIFFYMRSLKTKKELLAFNYAVQHSDNAIVMTDPDKNIVFVNEVFEKTTGYCSDEVIGENPRILKSNKQDEQVYVDMKKRLANGKSWEGELINQKKDGSLFYERASIIPIFSNDKLINYLAIKLDITEYIEQNMRLQQAASVFENTEEVIIIADENANVVSVNKAFTDIYGYTIDDVKGTNLSILHSGAQDKNYYLHMWDKILHNDFFRGKIINKTKSGEEIPVWVTIKAIRDKTGKISNYTSVQTDLRAIENSEAKAEYLAYHDPLTGLYNRVSFEEYLTQTLAVVKRQDKKLAILFIDLDRFKIINDTLGHDIGDEVLISVTKRLKHILRESDYVSRWGGDEFVVILQDVPSDTLIATVARKIIDSIKEPIHIGYHNFNITASIGISMFPDNGSDTKTLIKYADTAMYLAKESGKNSFRFYTSELSLETEERLNIDIALHSALEKNEIYVVFQPQYNLETKKIVSVETLVRWENDTLGFVAPDKFIPIAEDNGFIIELGYFIFEESCKAFKQMKASGLELQRIAINVSSIQFKEPNLLEALISIVKRHELEASEIEIEITERFLMENTDKNIKTLQSFRDYGFKISIDDFGTGYSSMSYLKQLPIDTIKIDKSFVDDIGENSSDNAIIEAIVALSKKLNYSIVAEGIETGSQEQFLESIKCDIGQGYLFSRPILVEELIARFR, from the coding sequence ATGAAAAAGACAAACAACATAGATTCAGTAAGCGTATTATTAACGCTCTTTATCTTTTTACTTTCATTGGTATTCTATTATCTTTATAAGATAGAACAAAGTGTGGAAAATTACCATACAAACCATAATAAACTTATAGATATGCAACTTTTAAATAAGGGGTTTGATGATTTTTCATTAAGTTCAAGTGAACTAAGTAACTACAATCTGGTAAATGCAGAACTTGAGAAGTTCAGCAAGCTGCTTATTGAGTTAAAAAACAATATAGAAGTAGATTATCCAGACGATAAAGTTTTAGCTCAAAAGTTAGTAATTATTCAAGCAGATTTTGAAAAAAAAGAGGATGATATTGAGTATTTCAAATCACTAAACTCAGCTTTAATAAGCGGTTCACATTTTCTTTTTGATCTTCAAAGAAGTATCTCTGACTCAAAAGAGATCTCAAGCGATACTAAAAGTATAGTTAATGAAGCACTCTTTTACCTGTTTCAGTTTACTAAGAGTGACTATATAGATAAGTCGTATGTTTCAAGTAAACTTGCAAAAGTTCAACAACCGCTTGATAAAAAGAAGATAATTTTAGTAACAAATTTTTATAATCAATCTACGGTATTACTTGATACACTTACTTCATACAGAAATATTTCCAGCGATATTAGAGCCAATAAGCTTGGTTCACTTTTAAAAGAACTAGAAACAAACCTTGATGAAAAGTATAGTTATTACCTTGTGGAACAGCAAGTAATCGCAACATTCTTTTTTATCTCTACAGTTATTATTTTAGTAGCACTTATCTTTTTCTATATGCGCTCGTTAAAAACAAAAAAAGAGTTATTGGCATTTAATTATGCGGTACAACATAGTGATAATGCTATCGTGATGACAGATCCTGATAAAAACATAGTTTTTGTAAATGAAGTTTTTGAAAAAACGACCGGTTATTGTAGTGATGAGGTTATTGGAGAAAATCCTCGCATTTTAAAATCGAATAAACAAGATGAACAAGTTTATGTAGATATGAAAAAACGACTGGCAAATGGAAAAAGTTGGGAAGGTGAACTTATCAACCAGAAAAAAGATGGCAGCCTCTTTTACGAAAGAGCTTCTATTATTCCAATATTCTCAAATGATAAGTTGATTAACTATCTTGCTATAAAACTTGATATCACTGAATATATAGAACAAAATATGCGACTACAACAAGCTGCAAGTGTTTTTGAAAATACCGAAGAGGTTATTATTATTGCAGATGAAAATGCCAATGTAGTATCTGTAAATAAGGCTTTTACTGATATCTATGGATATACGATAGATGATGTAAAAGGAACTAATCTTAGTATTTTACACTCTGGTGCTCAAGATAAAAACTATTACCTGCATATGTGGGACAAGATTCTTCACAACGACTTTTTTCGCGGAAAAATTATCAATAAGACAAAAAGCGGAGAAGAGATACCTGTATGGGTCACTATAAAGGCTATTAGAGATAAAACAGGAAAGATCAGTAACTATACTTCTGTTCAGACAGATTTAAGAGCTATAGAAAATTCAGAAGCAAAAGCGGAGTATTTGGCATACCACGATCCATTGACAGGTCTGTATAACAGAGTTAGTTTTGAAGAGTACTTGACACAAACATTAGCCGTAGTTAAAAGACAAGATAAAAAGTTGGCAATTTTATTTATAGACCTTGACAGGTTTAAGATCATTAACGATACATTAGGACATGATATCGGGGATGAAGTACTTATTAGTGTTACAAAAAGATTGAAACATATTTTAAGAGAAAGTGACTATGTCTCAAGATGGGGCGGCGATGAGTTTGTCGTTATCCTTCAGGATGTGCCATCGGATACTTTAATTGCAACGGTTGCTAGAAAAATTATTGACAGTATTAAAGAGCCGATCCATATTGGGTATCATAATTTTAATATCACTGCAAGTATAGGTATATCTATGTTCCCTGATAATGGAAGTGATACTAAAACTTTAATAAAATATGCAGATACTGCTATGTACCTTGCAAAAGAGAGTGGTAAAAATAGTTTCCGTTTTTATACATCAGAGCTCTCTTTAGAAACGGAGGAGAGACTTAATATTGATATTGCATTGCATAGTGCTCTGGAAAAAAATGAGATCTATGTTGTATTTCAACCGCAGTATAATTTAGAGACAAAAAAGATTGTATCTGTAGAGACATTGGTACGATGGGAAAATGATACACTGGGTTTTGTAGCTCCTGATAAGTTTATACCAATTGCTGAAGATAACGGTTTTATCATTGAACTTGGATATTTTATTTTTGAAGAGTCGTGTAAAGCATTCAAACAGATGAAAGCTTCCGGTTTAGAGTTACAAAGAATAGCTATTAATGTTTCTAGTATTCAATTTAAAGAACCGAACCTTCTTGAAGCTCTAATCTCTATTGTTAAAAGACATGAACTGGAAGCTTCAGAGATTGAGATAGAGATCACTGAGCGTTTTTTAATGGAAAATACGGATAAGAATATAAAAACATTACAAAGTTTTAGAGATTACGGATTTAAAATATCTATAGATGATTTTGGTACGGGGTACTCCTCTATGTCTTACCTGAAACAACTTCCGATCGATACAATCAAGATAGATAAATCGTTTGTTGATGATATAGGTGAAAATAGTTCAGATAATGCAATTATAGAGGCAATTGTAGCACTTTCAAAAAAATTAAATTATTCTATTGTAGCTGAAGGGATAGAAACAGGTTCTCAAGAACAGTTTTTAGAATCTATCAAATGTGATATTGGTCAGGGTTACCTTTTCTCACGTCCTATTTTAGTAGAGGAACTAATAGCACGCTTTCGTTAA
- a CDS encoding transporter → MKKMLDRIVVGVVALLTTSNLLAMEKITVDTWSEYSNGAEFDVVMQGLIMELEWTKKFSLVTASALGMQTEESTGEKKSTAKDLALYPKYNFIESTKDGVPGFSVMAGGVFPTGHNFLSSPNRAYLAIAMFPMTLFNERVAFEAQLGHRYVQVKDDKDINRLHWGVFVEANMIDNYNIFTNFYSGTQYDIDVPSLSQEYGLSYDYSDTFKYKMLFGIQPELEGRGDADTTEYWGELGVEIRFSEFD, encoded by the coding sequence ATGAAAAAAATGTTAGATCGAATAGTTGTCGGAGTAGTAGCTCTTTTGACAACTTCAAACCTTTTAGCAATGGAAAAAATAACAGTAGATACTTGGTCGGAGTATTCAAACGGTGCAGAGTTTGATGTTGTAATGCAGGGACTGATTATGGAACTGGAGTGGACTAAAAAGTTTTCTCTGGTTACGGCAAGTGCATTAGGTATGCAGACAGAGGAGAGCACCGGTGAAAAAAAATCAACGGCAAAAGATTTAGCACTTTATCCAAAATATAATTTTATAGAGTCTACAAAGGATGGAGTACCGGGATTTTCAGTGATGGCTGGAGGTGTTTTCCCAACTGGGCATAATTTTTTAAGTTCTCCAAATAGAGCGTATCTGGCAATTGCAATGTTTCCTATGACACTTTTTAATGAGCGTGTAGCCTTTGAAGCACAATTAGGGCATCGTTATGTTCAAGTAAAAGATGACAAGGATATCAATCGTTTGCATTGGGGTGTATTTGTAGAAGCCAATATGATTGACAACTATAATATATTTACAAATTTTTACTCGGGAACACAATATGATATAGATGTCCCTTCCTTAAGTCAGGAGTATGGACTAAGTTATGACTATAGTGATACTTTCAAGTATAAAATGCTTTTTGGAATCCAACCTGAACTAGAAGGCAGAGGCGATGCAGATACTACGGAATACTGGGGTGAACTAGGGGTTGAAATACGTTTTAGTGAATTTGACTAA